The following coding sequences lie in one Cucurbita pepo subsp. pepo cultivar mu-cu-16 chromosome LG13, ASM280686v2, whole genome shotgun sequence genomic window:
- the LOC111809431 gene encoding uncharacterized protein LOC111809431, with protein sequence MLAAISIPSNFHFPVSFRQHALSSTRMKIFAVGAMGTPKPRDPSLLLFRLRFRTEFSCKRVVHRRVSSDGGGALDSTQQQSAPSDIRDVPNDSSSVGHSYVALFVRMLGLDHDSLDREQAVVALWKYSLGGKKHIDSIMQFPGCINLTVNLLRSESASTCEAAAGLLRSISMVNLFRDSVAESGAIEEITALLSRPSLTPEVKEQSICVLWNLSVDEKLRKKIANTDILPLLIKNLDDEDMKVKEAAGGVIANLTLSPCNHGVIVESGLIPKLAYQLKAEADSSKTMRKEARNALLELCKDEYYRILVIEEGLVPVPVLGAAAYKSFKPGLHSWPSLPDGTEIERSSKKPSRFGASELLLGLNVDNNTNIDEGKINAIVGRSQQQFLARIGAIELEDLKDTQSESSTSNHLTLLPWRDGVARLVLVLELEDDNAKVRTAELIADASINEHMRVSFKEAGAIKHLVKLLDNMNNSVKWASIQALERLSISNVVCQTIENAGALSPLLSILKLSSIPENVMEKTLDILSRILDPSKEMKSKFYNGPVNGSRGAQHSERNSEASTRKDVLDAVVVSSLVEILKTSSPNLKRKAASILEFISIMDPSMDIIDPMEIESGLSAVFQLEVSIDADAEDWPPERHALEVEEAGLAISAASRLLTKLMDSEKFCNKINAARFTESLRRILKLDIPVQHKDWIAACLIKVSSVAAPSIDSGDPIDMEVALYETIPRLVQQMKSSLSMEVQESAVVELNRIVSEGMVDATRAVASKGGIFPLVKLIDEGSERAREAALAILYNLSMDTENHPAILAAGAVPALRRIVLSQRVQWQQALYLLRTLPT encoded by the exons ATGTTGGCCGCAATTTCAATACCCTCCAATTTCCACTTCCCCGTTTCCTTCCGACAACACGCACTTTCGAGTACTCGCATGAAGATTTTTGCAGTTGGAGCTATGGGAACTCCTAAACCCAGAGACCCATCGCTCCTTCTCTTTCGTCTTCGTTTCAGAACAGAATTTTCCTGTAAACGCGTTGTACACAGGAGGGTTAGCAGCGATGGTGGTGGTGCTCTTGATTCTACACAGCAGCAGTCTGCACCTTCT GACATCAGAGACGTACCAAATGATTCTTCTAGTGTTGGACACAGTTATGTGGCATTGTTTGTCCGGATGCTCGGCTTAGATCATGATTCTCTAGATAGAGAACAAGCAGTCGTAGCTTTATGGAAATATTCCCTTGGAGGGAAGAAGCACATAGATTCCATCATGCAGTTTCCTGGATGCATAAATCTAACAGTAAATCTTCTTAGGTCAGAGTCGGCCTCTACGTGTGAAGCAGCTGCTGGCCTTCTACGGTCAATTTCTATGGTGAACTTATTCCGAGATTCAGTTGCCGAAAGTGGAGCAATTGAAGAGATAACTGCCTTGCTTAGTCGACCGTCCTTGACTCCTGAg GTGAAGGAGCAAAGCATATGTGTTCTGTGGAATTTGTCGGTAGACGAAAAACtcagaaaaaaaattgcaaatacTGATATTCTGCCATTACTTATTAAGAATCTTGATGATGAGGACATGAAGGTGAAGGAAGCAGCTGGAGGGGTTATAGCAAATCTTACTTTGAGCCCATGTAACCATGGGGTTATTGTTGAATCAGGCTTAATTCCTAAACTG GCGTATCAGTTAAAAGCTGAGGCAGACAGCTCAAAAACTATGAGAAAGGAAGCAAGAAATGCGTTGCTAGAACTTTGTAAAGATGAATATTATAGAATTCTTGTGATAGAGGAAGGACTGGTTCCAGTACCAGTACTTGGTGCTGCTGCCTATAAATCCTTCAAACCAGGCCTGCATTCATGGCCAAGTTTGCCTGATGGCACAGAAATTGAACGATCTTCCAAAAAACCTTCAAGATTTGGTGCCTCTGAATTACTCCTCGGGTTGAATGTTGATAATAATACAAACATAGATGAAGGCAAGATTAATGCAATTGTTGGACGGTCACAGCAACAATTTCTGGCTAGAATAGGTGCCATAGAACTTGAAGATTTAAAGGACACTCAATCTGAATCATCTACCAGTAATCATCTTACACTCTTACCTTGGAGAGACGGTGTGGCTCGACTAGTCTTGGTCCTCGAACTAGAGGATGATAATGCCAAAGTGAGAACTGCAGAGTTAATTGCTGATGCATCTATCAATGAACACATGCGTGTTTCATTCAAGGAAGCTGGAGCAATCAAACATTTAGTGAAGCTTTTGGATAATATGAATAATTCAGTCAAATGGGCTTCAATTCAAGCACTGGAGAGACTGTCAATCAG CAATGTTGTTTGCCAGACAATTGAAAATGCAGGTGCACTTAGTCCTTTGCTCAGTATTTTAAAGCTCTCAAGTATTCCTGAAAATGTGATGGAGAAG ACCCTCGATATACTTTCTCGGATCTTGGACCCTagtaaagaaatgaaatcaaag TTTTACAATGGACCGGTGAACGGTTCTCGAGGGGCACAACATTCAGAAAGGAATTCTGAAGCTTCTACCAG GAAAGATGTGTTGGATGCTGTTGTTGTTTCTAGCCTAGTTGAGATTTTGAAGACCTCATCCCCAAACTTGAAACGCAAAGCTGCTTCTATCCTagaatttatttctattatgGACCCAAGCATGGATATAATCGATCCCATGGAGATAGAATCTGGATTGTCCGCTGTTTTCCAGCTTGAAGTTTCAATAG ATGCTGATGCTGAAGATTGGCCGCCTGAAAGACATGCCCTTGAAGTTGAAGAAGCTGGTCTTGCAATATCAGCTGCCTCCCGACTACTAACAAAGCTTATGGATTCTGAAAAGTTCTGCAACAAAATAAACGCCGCCCGTTTCACCGAGTCGCTTCGTCGAATCCTGAAGTTGGACATTCCCGTTCAGCACAAAGATTGGATTGCTGCTTGCCTAATCAAAGTCAGCTCCGTTGCAGCTCCGAGCATAGATTCTGGAGATCCCATCGACATGGAGGTCGCTCTGTACGAAACTATACCGAGACTTGTTCAGCAGATGAAAAGCTCGTTGTCCATGGAAGTTCAGGAATCCGCTGTTGTGGAGCTGAACAGAATAGTCTCGGAGGGAATGGTTGATGCGACCCGAGCTGTTGCTTCTAAAGGCGGCATCTTTCCATTGGTGAAGCTGATCGATGAAGGAAGTGAGAGGGCAAGGGAAGCAGCCTTAGCCATATTGTATAATCTGAGTATGGATACTGAAAATCATCCAGCAATTTTAGCTGCTGGAGCTGTGCCAGCGTTGAGGAGAATTGTTCTGTCGCAACGAGTACAGTGGCAACAAGCTCTTTATTTGTTGAGGACATTGCCTACATGA
- the LOC111808173 gene encoding protein BCCIP homolog: MPRKPTKRRQLLGTRPLTFSSFARASCMVRNQISKSKLMKSHPKHEGNDFIRNSPEPQSDSSDSSSSDEEFEEVQADFAFFDPKPDDFHGVKTLLQNYLDDTQWDISGFSDLILGQTTVGSVVKVEGDEDNGVFSFITALNLARYKDSRSIMELKEYLLKVCPDKDIKNDLKQLLEEQASSVGLIVSQRIVNLPPQLLPPLYDALFDEISWAIEDEPTKELQDSFRFKLHILVSKIYKLKNTNHKKKATPETEESIIYVKAEDEIFHKLCLWSFCFPLHVQPQTTNELKGYQLMGIVMAVEASKVPTFRDELKSLISES; this comes from the exons ATGCCTCGAAAGCCAACAAAGCGGCGCCAGCTGCTGGGAACTCGTCCTTTAACTTTTTCCTCATTTGCTCGCGCTTCTTGTATGGTGAGGAATCAAATTTCGAAgtcaaaattaatgaaatctCACCCTAAACATGAAG GTAATGATTTTATTAGGAATAGTCCTGAGCCCCAGAGTGATTCATCTGACTCTTCTTCCAGCGATGAAGAGTTTGAA GAAGTTCAAGCAGACTTTGCCTTTTTTGATCCGAAACCCGATGATTTTCATGGGGTGAAGACATTGCTGCAAAACTACCTAGATGACACACAATGGGATATAAGTGGATTTTCTGATTTAATATTAGGACAAACCACAGTAGGTTCTGTTGTCAAAGTTGAGGGAGATGAAGATAATGGAGTATTCTCTTTTATCACAGCACTTAACTTGGCAAGATATAAG GACAGTAGATCTATAATGGAGCTGAAGGAGTATCTCCTCAAAGTTTGCCCGGACAAGGATATAAAGAATGACTTGAAACAACTTCTGGAGGAGCAAGCATCTAGTGTTGGTCTCATAGTCTCTCAGAGAATTGTGAATCTTCCTCCTCAACTTCTGCCACCACTTTATGATGCCCTTTTTGATGAAATATCATGGGCTATTGAGGACGAG CCAACCAAAGAGCTCCAGGATTCCTTCCGCTTCAAATTGCATATTTTAGTCAGTAAAATTTACAAG CTCAAGAATACAAATCATAAGAAAAAGGCGACTCCTGAAACAGAAGAGTCAATTATATATGTAAAGGCAGAAGATGAAATATTTCACAAG TTGTGTTTATGGTCCTTCTGCTTTCCCTTGCACGTCCAGCCACAAACAACTAACGAG CTAAAAGGTTACCAGTTAATGGGAATAGTAATGGCTGTTGAAGCAAGCAAAGTTCCCACATTTCGAGATGAGTTAAAATCTTTAATTAGTGAATCCTAG